A region of Thioalbus denitrificans DNA encodes the following proteins:
- the leuB gene encoding 3-isopropylmalate dehydrogenase produces MTKKVLLLPGDGIGIEIVAEAVKVLQALRNDYGLAVETETALVGGAAIDATGGPLPEETLQLAREADAVLLGAVGGPKWEPLDISIRPEKGLLGLRAGLGLFANLRPALLYPQLASASTLRPEVVAGLDIMIVRELTGGIYFGQPRGIRTLENGERQGFNTLVYSESEVERIGRAAFDIAMKRNKRVCSVDKANVLECTELWREVMIRVAKDYPEVELSHMYVDNAAMQLVRAPKQFDVMVTTNMFGDILSDEASMLTGSIGMLPSASLDADGKGMYEPIHGSAPDIAGQGVANPLATILSVAMMLRYSLGEEALAARIERAVSRVLDQGLRTADIHTEGTTRVGTARMGDAVVAALAD; encoded by the coding sequence ATGACGAAGAAAGTACTGCTGCTTCCCGGCGACGGCATCGGCATCGAAATCGTGGCCGAGGCCGTGAAGGTCCTGCAGGCCCTGCGGAACGACTACGGTCTGGCGGTGGAGACCGAGACCGCCCTGGTGGGCGGCGCGGCCATCGACGCCACCGGCGGGCCCCTGCCGGAGGAGACCCTGCAGCTGGCGCGGGAGGCCGACGCGGTGCTGCTCGGGGCCGTGGGCGGCCCCAAGTGGGAGCCGCTGGACATCTCCATCCGCCCGGAGAAGGGACTGCTCGGCCTGCGCGCGGGGCTCGGCCTGTTCGCCAACCTGCGCCCGGCGCTGCTCTATCCCCAGCTGGCCAGCGCCTCCACGCTGCGCCCGGAGGTGGTGGCGGGGCTGGACATCATGATCGTCCGCGAGCTGACCGGCGGCATCTACTTCGGCCAGCCGCGCGGCATCCGCACCCTGGAGAACGGCGAGCGCCAGGGCTTCAACACCCTGGTCTACAGCGAATCCGAGGTGGAGCGCATCGGCCGCGCGGCGTTCGACATCGCCATGAAGCGCAACAAGCGGGTCTGTTCCGTGGACAAGGCCAACGTGCTGGAGTGCACGGAGCTGTGGCGCGAGGTGATGATCCGGGTGGCCAAGGACTACCCGGAGGTGGAGCTGAGCCACATGTACGTGGACAATGCCGCCATGCAGCTGGTCCGCGCGCCCAAGCAGTTCGACGTGATGGTCACCACCAACATGTTTGGTGATATCCTCTCCGACGAGGCCTCCATGCTGACGGGCTCCATCGGCATGCTCCCCTCGGCCTCGCTGGACGCCGATGGCAAGGGCATGTACGAGCCCATCCACGGCTCGGCGCCGGACATCGCCGGCCAGGGTGTCGCGAACCCCCTGGCGACCATCCTGTCGGTGGCGATGATGCTGCGCTACTCCCTCGGCGAGGAGGCCCTGGCGGCGCGCATCGAGCGGGCCGTGAGCCGGGTGCTGGACCAGGGGCTGCGCACCGCCGACATCCATACCGAGGGGACCACCCGGGTCGGTACCGCCCGGATGGGCGATGCCGTGGTGGCGGCCCTCGCGGACTGA
- the leuD gene encoding 3-isopropylmalate dehydratase small subunit, with product MKPFEKFNGLVAPLDRANVDTDAIIPKQFLKSIQRTGFGPNLFDEWRYLDHGEPGMDCSQRPLNPDFVLNQPRYQGARILLARDNFGCGSSREHAPWALEDYGFRVIIAPSFADIFFNNCFKNGILPIVLDAATVERLFREVDAEPGYRLAVDLEAQTLTTPTGEVIPFAVDPFRRHCLLDGLDDIGLTLQHVEEIRAFEVDYRKRVPWLFG from the coding sequence ATGAAACCCTTCGAGAAATTCAACGGTCTGGTGGCGCCGCTCGATCGCGCCAACGTGGATACCGACGCCATCATCCCGAAGCAGTTCCTGAAGTCCATCCAGCGCACCGGCTTCGGTCCCAACCTGTTCGACGAGTGGCGCTACCTGGACCACGGCGAGCCGGGCATGGACTGCAGCCAGCGGCCCCTCAACCCGGACTTCGTCCTCAACCAGCCCCGCTACCAGGGGGCGCGCATCCTCCTGGCGCGCGACAACTTCGGTTGCGGCTCCAGCCGCGAGCACGCGCCATGGGCGCTGGAGGACTACGGCTTCCGGGTCATCATTGCCCCGAGCTTCGCCGACATCTTCTTCAACAACTGCTTCAAGAACGGCATCCTGCCCATCGTGCTGGATGCCGCCACGGTGGAGCGGCTGTTCCGGGAGGTGGACGCTGAGCCCGGCTACCGCCTGGCGGTGGACCTCGAGGCGCAGACCCTGACCACCCCGACGGGTGAGGTGATCCCCTTCGCTGTGGATCCCTTCCGCAGGCACTGCCTCCTCGACGGCCTGGACGACATCGGGCTGACCCTCCAGCACGTGGAGGAGATCCGCGCCTTCGAGGTCGATTACCGGAAGCGCGTGCCCTGGCTGTTCGGGTAG
- the leuC gene encoding 3-isopropylmalate dehydratase large subunit — MAGKTLYDKLWDAHLVRMDEDGTGLIYIDRQLLHEVTSPQAFEGLRLAGRKPWRKQANLAVPDHNVPTRDLDQGITDPVSRLQVETLDSNCREFDITEFPMGDVRQGIVHIIGPEQGATLPGMTVVCGDSHTATHGAFGALAFGIGTSEVEHVLATQCLVQKKSRNMLVRVDGELPPGITAKDLILAIIGRIGTAGGTGYAIEFGGEAIRSLSMEGRMTVCNMAIEAGARAGMVAPDEKTFAYVEGRPFAPRAEQWAQAVAAWRELRSDDDAVFDQVVVLDATAITPQVTWGTSPEMVLPVDACVPDPDAESDPVKREGIRRALAYMGLEAMMPISGIRPDKVFIGSCTNGRIEDLRAAAAVVKGRKVAGSIKLAMVVPGSGLVKRQAESEGLDRVFIEAGFEWREPGCSMCLAMNADRLEPGERCASTSNRNFEGRQGQGGRTHLVSPAMAAAAAIAGHFVDVREF, encoded by the coding sequence ATGGCTGGCAAGACGCTCTATGACAAACTCTGGGACGCGCACCTGGTGCGCATGGACGAGGACGGCACCGGACTCATCTACATCGACCGGCAGCTGCTGCACGAGGTGACCTCGCCCCAGGCCTTCGAGGGGCTGCGGCTCGCCGGGCGCAAGCCGTGGCGGAAGCAGGCCAACCTCGCGGTGCCGGACCACAATGTCCCCACCCGGGATCTCGACCAGGGCATCACCGACCCCGTCTCCCGCCTGCAGGTGGAGACCCTGGACAGCAACTGCCGGGAGTTCGACATCACCGAGTTTCCCATGGGCGATGTGCGCCAGGGCATCGTGCACATCATCGGCCCGGAGCAGGGTGCCACCCTGCCGGGGATGACGGTGGTCTGCGGGGACTCCCACACGGCCACCCACGGGGCCTTCGGCGCGCTGGCCTTCGGCATCGGCACCTCCGAGGTGGAGCACGTGCTCGCCACCCAGTGCCTGGTGCAGAAGAAGAGCAGGAACATGCTGGTGCGGGTGGACGGTGAGCTGCCCCCCGGCATCACCGCCAAGGACCTCATCCTGGCCATCATCGGCAGGATCGGGACCGCCGGCGGGACCGGCTACGCCATCGAGTTCGGCGGCGAGGCGATCCGGAGCCTCTCCATGGAGGGCCGCATGACGGTCTGCAACATGGCCATCGAGGCGGGCGCCCGGGCCGGCATGGTGGCGCCGGACGAGAAGACCTTCGCCTACGTCGAGGGCCGGCCGTTCGCTCCGCGGGCCGAGCAGTGGGCGCAGGCGGTGGCGGCCTGGCGGGAGCTGCGCAGCGACGACGACGCCGTATTCGACCAGGTGGTGGTGCTCGATGCGACGGCCATTACGCCCCAGGTCACCTGGGGAACCTCGCCGGAAATGGTGTTGCCGGTGGATGCCTGCGTCCCGGACCCGGATGCCGAGTCCGACCCGGTGAAGCGCGAGGGCATCCGCCGCGCCCTGGCCTACATGGGGCTGGAGGCGATGATGCCCATCAGCGGGATCCGCCCGGACAAGGTGTTCATCGGCTCCTGCACCAACGGTCGCATCGAGGACCTGCGCGCCGCCGCGGCGGTGGTCAAGGGCCGCAAGGTGGCCGGGTCCATCAAGCTGGCCATGGTGGTGCCGGGATCCGGGCTGGTGAAGCGGCAGGCGGAGTCCGAGGGGCTGGACCGGGTCTTCATCGAGGCCGGCTTCGAGTGGCGCGAGCCCGGCTGTTCCATGTGCCTGGCGATGAACGCCGATCGGCTGGAGCCGGGCGAGCGCTGCGCCTCCACCTCGAACCGCAACTTCGAGGGCCGGCAGGGGCAGGGCGGCCGCACCCACCTGGTGAGCCCGGCCATGGCCGCGGCCGCGGCCATCGCCGGTCATTTCGTCGACGTGCGGGAATTTTGA
- a CDS encoding LysR family transcriptional regulator: protein MDTAALEAFLAVARAESFSRAAEALHLTQPAVSKRIAGLESALEVRLFDRVGRVVSLTEAGRALLPRARRVLDELTDCTRELHNLSGRVEGTLALATSHHIGLHRLPPALRSYTARYPGVHLDLRFMASESAFAAVAEGEVELAIVTLPEDPKEMSPLESFPLWDDPLTLVIAADHPLARLSSPDPGELSAYPAILPDPGTWTRRLIDAGLAGVGVTARTSFTTNYLETIKMMVSVGLGWSVLPESMLGHGLAPLGLPGLRLLRHLGAVRHPGRTPSNAAESFVRLLAMESAGTAPGVNRS from the coding sequence ATGGATACAGCAGCGCTGGAGGCGTTTCTGGCGGTGGCGCGGGCGGAGTCGTTCTCGCGGGCGGCGGAGGCGCTGCACCTGACCCAGCCGGCGGTGAGCAAGCGCATCGCGGGGCTGGAGTCGGCCCTGGAGGTGCGGCTGTTCGACCGTGTCGGGCGGGTGGTGAGCCTCACCGAGGCGGGCCGTGCGCTGCTGCCCCGGGCCCGGCGGGTGCTGGATGAACTGACCGACTGCACGCGGGAGCTGCACAACCTGTCCGGCCGCGTGGAGGGCACGCTGGCACTGGCCACCTCCCACCATATCGGGCTGCACCGCCTGCCGCCCGCCCTGCGCAGCTACACCGCGCGCTACCCGGGCGTGCACCTCGACCTGCGGTTCATGGCCTCGGAGAGCGCCTTCGCCGCCGTGGCCGAGGGCGAGGTGGAGCTGGCCATCGTGACCCTGCCCGAGGATCCGAAGGAAATGAGCCCGCTGGAGTCGTTCCCGCTGTGGGACGACCCGCTGACGCTGGTCATCGCGGCGGACCATCCGCTGGCGCGGCTCTCCTCCCCGGATCCCGGCGAACTGTCGGCCTACCCCGCCATCCTGCCCGACCCAGGCACCTGGACCCGCAGGCTCATCGACGCCGGGCTTGCCGGCGTGGGCGTCACCGCGCGCACCAGCTTCACCACCAACTACCTCGAGACCATCAAGATGATGGTCAGCGTGGGGTTGGGCTGGAGCGTCCTGCCCGAGTCCATGCTCGGCCACGGCCTCGCGCCCCTGGGCCTCCCCGGCCTGCGGCTCCTGCGCCACCTCGGCGCCGTCCGCCACCCCGGCCGTACCCCCTCCAACGCCGCCGAATCCTTTGTGCGGCTGCTGGCGATGGAAAGCGCGGGAACCGCACCCGGGGTCAACCGCAGCTGA
- a CDS encoding bifunctional diguanylate cyclase/phosphodiesterase, whose product MRLDRFLNLRTHLILLVLVVLGPSYGYLLVFSYEAREHARADARLEAVQLSRFVGAGFTAVVGSAQRLLEGLALTADEEFTERDSCTEVLARLLTGQSDRRYANLGLIQADGALFCSAVPAPGPVNLADRTYFQRALKTRRFVVGDFIVGRITGIPVLAVAQPMFGPKGRIQGVLYASIDLHWLSSQFLGVSLPAAATIDLVGGNGMVLAHYPDASERLGKPLPVPGLARRIQQVDPQGTIEAVEPAGQARLYAYTRLYDLPDSHDLVAVVSVSADSAYAVAADQFQRQIIALFIISVVALVGAWALGHYLILSRTRALVGAAQRLGGGDFGARSGLRPGRDELGQIAASFDGMAAALEARERSEREHLQRIARLNRIHRVLSGINGAIVRLRDQDALLAEACRVAVEQGGYLHAWVALQREERLRLAVAVHAVGAEVEGAGLEGLIGTELARPDNPFAQVARSRRAIVCGGPASSDAKAAFAPFTTRCDYPVQACLPLRVEGGAFGVLVLHGAALHLVEEEESRLLQEFAADISLGMEHAEKERRIAWLSYYDRLTGLPNEHLFQDRLQMALQACEREDTFLALMIINIVNLRRINDDLGHGGGDQVLLAVRDRLCETLRGEDTLAHLGGGEFGVMLAGLQSGDEAQHAVGRILAAFPLAMTYGQAQVQVPLRAGIALYPLDGDSPALLQQRAALALHALAAERNSVETRRFFSPGLDRAAQEHRRLRQALARAQEQEELFLHYQPVVDLASGRMVGAEALLRWESGELGAVSPARFIPVAEESGLILPLGDWVLRRTLRDARAWRERGLPALRFAINVSVSQLRQADFPARLQTLIEAAGETGNGIRLAIEVTESVLIENLEQVVQSLRQIRALGVDIYLDDFGTGYSSLSYLNRLPVSCIKLDRSFISLLPDSEQSASLVRAAISMAHGLGIGVVAEGMETARQCEFLRAQGCEKVQGFLFSKPVTLEELVLLQERVFSCG is encoded by the coding sequence ATGCGCCTGGACAGGTTTCTCAATCTGCGTACACACCTCATCCTGCTGGTCCTGGTGGTGCTGGGACCGAGCTATGGATACCTTCTCGTATTCAGTTACGAAGCCCGTGAACATGCCAGGGCGGATGCCCGGCTCGAGGCGGTCCAGCTGAGCCGGTTCGTCGGCGCCGGCTTCACCGCCGTCGTCGGCTCCGCCCAGCGCCTCCTCGAGGGGCTCGCCCTCACCGCCGACGAGGAATTCACCGAGCGGGATTCCTGCACCGAGGTCCTTGCGCGGCTGCTGACCGGGCAGAGCGACAGGCGCTACGCGAACCTCGGTCTCATTCAGGCCGATGGCGCGCTCTTCTGCAGCGCCGTTCCTGCGCCCGGCCCCGTTAATCTTGCCGACCGGACCTACTTCCAGCGGGCGCTGAAGACCCGCCGGTTCGTGGTGGGTGACTTTATCGTCGGCCGCATCACCGGGATCCCGGTCCTGGCAGTGGCGCAGCCGATGTTCGGTCCTAAAGGGCGCATCCAAGGGGTGCTCTATGCCTCCATCGACCTGCACTGGCTCAGCAGCCAGTTCCTCGGTGTTAGCCTGCCGGCGGCCGCCACCATCGATCTGGTGGGAGGCAACGGCATGGTTCTGGCCCACTATCCGGATGCTTCCGAACGGCTCGGCAAGCCCCTCCCGGTACCCGGGCTGGCCCGCCGCATCCAACAGGTTGATCCGCAGGGAACGATTGAGGCGGTCGAACCCGCCGGCCAGGCACGGCTCTATGCCTACACCCGGCTCTATGATCTGCCGGACAGCCATGATCTGGTCGCCGTGGTGAGTGTTTCGGCCGACAGCGCCTATGCCGTTGCGGCGGACCAGTTCCAGCGGCAGATAATCGCCCTGTTCATCATTAGCGTGGTGGCCCTGGTGGGGGCCTGGGCCCTGGGCCACTACCTGATCCTGAGCCGTACCCGCGCCCTGGTGGGGGCCGCGCAGCGGCTCGGCGGCGGTGATTTCGGCGCCCGCAGCGGCCTGCGTCCGGGGCGCGACGAGCTGGGACAGATCGCAGCCTCCTTCGACGGGATGGCCGCGGCCCTGGAGGCGCGGGAGCGGAGCGAGCGGGAGCATCTCCAGCGCATCGCCCGCCTGAACCGCATCCACCGGGTGCTCAGCGGCATCAACGGGGCCATCGTCCGGCTGCGCGACCAGGACGCGCTGCTGGCGGAAGCCTGCCGGGTGGCGGTGGAGCAGGGGGGTTACCTGCACGCCTGGGTGGCGCTGCAGCGCGAGGAGCGGCTGCGGCTCGCCGTGGCGGTCCACGCCGTGGGCGCCGAGGTGGAGGGGGCGGGGCTGGAGGGCCTCATCGGCACCGAGCTGGCGCGGCCGGACAATCCCTTCGCCCAGGTGGCCCGGAGCCGGCGGGCGATCGTCTGCGGCGGACCGGCGTCCAGCGACGCCAAGGCCGCCTTCGCCCCCTTCACGACGCGCTGCGACTATCCCGTGCAGGCCTGCCTGCCCCTGCGGGTGGAGGGGGGGGCGTTCGGTGTGCTGGTGCTCCATGGCGCGGCGCTGCACCTGGTCGAGGAGGAGGAGTCGCGGCTGCTGCAGGAGTTCGCGGCCGACATCTCGCTCGGCATGGAGCACGCCGAGAAGGAGCGCCGCATCGCCTGGCTGAGCTACTACGACCGGCTGACCGGCCTCCCCAACGAGCACCTGTTCCAGGATCGCCTGCAGATGGCGCTGCAGGCATGCGAACGGGAAGACACGTTCCTGGCGCTGATGATCATCAACATCGTCAACCTGCGCCGCATCAACGACGATCTGGGCCATGGCGGCGGGGACCAGGTCCTGCTCGCCGTACGCGACCGGCTGTGCGAAACGCTGCGCGGGGAGGACACGCTCGCCCATCTCGGTGGCGGCGAGTTCGGTGTCATGCTGGCCGGACTGCAGAGTGGGGACGAAGCCCAGCACGCGGTCGGCCGCATCCTGGCGGCATTCCCCCTCGCCATGACCTATGGGCAGGCGCAAGTGCAGGTGCCGCTGCGCGCCGGAATCGCGCTCTATCCGCTGGATGGCGACAGTCCCGCACTGCTGCAGCAGCGCGCGGCGCTGGCCCTTCACGCGCTCGCGGCAGAGCGCAATTCCGTCGAGACAAGGCGATTTTTCTCGCCCGGGCTGGACCGGGCGGCGCAGGAGCACCGCCGGCTGCGCCAGGCACTGGCACGGGCCCAGGAGCAGGAGGAGCTGTTTCTCCACTACCAGCCGGTCGTCGACCTGGCTTCCGGCCGCATGGTCGGTGCGGAGGCATTGCTGCGCTGGGAGAGCGGGGAACTGGGGGCCGTCTCTCCCGCCCGTTTCATTCCGGTCGCGGAGGAATCGGGGCTGATCCTCCCGCTGGGGGACTGGGTGCTGCGGCGGACCCTCCGGGACGCGCGGGCCTGGCGTGAGCGGGGGCTCCCCGCCCTGCGGTTCGCCATCAATGTCTCCGTCAGCCAGTTGCGGCAGGCCGACTTTCCAGCGCGCCTGCAAACCCTGATCGAGGCCGCCGGGGAGACGGGCAATGGGATCAGATTGGCCATCGAAGTGACCGAGAGCGTCCTCATCGAGAACCTGGAGCAGGTGGTGCAGTCGCTGCGGCAGATCCGGGCCCTGGGGGTGGATATCTATCTCGATGATTTCGGCACCGGCTACTCCTCGCTGAGCTACCTCAACCGGTTGCCGGTGTCCTGCATCAAGCTCGACCGCAGCTTCATCTCCCTGCTTCCGGACTCCGAGCAGTCCGCGTCACTGGTGCGGGCCGCCATCTCCATGGCCCACGGCCTGGGGATCGGGGTGGTGGCCGAGGGGATGGAGACCGCCCGGCAGTGTGAATTCCTGCGCGCGCAGGGTTGCGAAAAGGTCCAGGGCTTCCTGTTCAGCAAACCGGTCACGCTGGAGGAGCTGGTGCTGCTGCAGGAGCGCGTCTTCAGCTGCGGTTGA
- a CDS encoding Fe2+-dependent dioxygenase — MLITIPRVLAPEEIRSIRAALDGAPFVDGKLTAGFAAGRVKRNLELERESELRARLAQQVMGRLLGNEIFQAAALPYRASTPIFARYVPGMFYGDHVDDPVMGTFGQRYRSDVSLTVFLNDPDAYEGGELVIRTPFGDQQVKLPAGDVVVYPSSSIHRVAEVTRGERLVMITWLQSMVRDPARRELLWELSRARETLLREAPQADHTGQVDRSYVNLLRMWSEV; from the coding sequence ATGCTCATCACCATTCCCCGGGTGCTCGCCCCGGAGGAGATCCGCTCCATCCGCGCGGCGCTGGACGGCGCACCCTTCGTGGACGGAAAGCTCACCGCCGGCTTCGCCGCCGGCCGGGTGAAGCGGAACCTGGAGCTGGAGCGGGAATCGGAGCTGCGGGCGCGCCTGGCGCAGCAGGTCATGGGCCGGCTGCTCGGCAACGAGATTTTCCAGGCCGCGGCGCTGCCCTACCGGGCCTCCACCCCCATCTTCGCCCGCTACGTGCCGGGGATGTTCTACGGCGACCACGTGGACGACCCGGTGATGGGCACCTTCGGCCAGCGCTACCGCTCCGATGTCTCCCTGACCGTCTTTCTCAACGACCCGGACGCCTACGAGGGCGGGGAACTGGTCATCCGCACGCCCTTCGGCGATCAGCAGGTGAAGCTGCCGGCCGGGGACGTGGTGGTCTATCCCTCCTCGAGCATCCACCGGGTGGCCGAGGTGACCCGGGGCGAGCGGCTGGTGATGATCACCTGGCTGCAGAGCATGGTCCGCGACCCCGCCCGCCGCGAGCTGCTCTGGGAGCTCTCCCGCGCCCGCGAAACCCTGCTGCGGGAAGCCCCCCAGGCGGACCACACCGGCCAGGTGGATCGCAGCTACGTCAACCTCCTGCGCATGTGGAGCGAGGTCTGA
- a CDS encoding DUF4399 domain-containing protein: MYRKFAGLLAAMLLASPLALAATPAPEGAAVYFIEPADGAEVTSPVTVKFGLKGMGVAPAGVEKAATGHHHLIIDADPPPAGQPVPSNDNYRHFGGGQTEVSLDLAPGTHTLQLIMGDMAHIPHDPPVMSERITITVQ, from the coding sequence ATGTACAGAAAGTTCGCCGGCCTGCTGGCGGCCATGCTGCTTGCCAGCCCCCTGGCCCTTGCGGCGACTCCCGCGCCTGAAGGGGCGGCGGTCTATTTCATCGAGCCCGCCGACGGGGCGGAGGTGACCAGCCCGGTCACGGTCAAGTTCGGGCTCAAGGGAATGGGCGTGGCCCCGGCCGGGGTGGAAAAGGCCGCCACCGGGCACCATCACCTCATCATCGACGCGGATCCCCCGCCCGCCGGGCAGCCCGTGCCCTCGAACGACAACTACCGCCACTTCGGCGGCGGTCAGACCGAGGTGAGCCTGGACCTGGCCCCCGGCACCCACACCCTCCAGCTCATCATGGGCGACATGGCCCACATTCCCCACGATCCGCCGGTGATGTCGGAGCGGATCACCATCACGGTGCAGTGA
- a CDS encoding cation transporter has product MQTIEFVRPGLAAERQHWYRIAAWLAGITIGYNIVEGLVSVYFGFADETLALLGFGVDSYVEVISGLGIWHMIRRLRTHGDGDPDPFERQALRVTGTAFYLLAAGLVTTGAVNLYQGNAPVTTFWGVVISLVSITGMWLLIHYKMKAGRALGSDAILADAACSRACLQFSLVLLAASAGYALTGIGGIDSAGALIIALLAVREGREAFAKSRGKSACGCNSCT; this is encoded by the coding sequence ATGCAGACCATTGAGTTCGTCCGGCCCGGGCTGGCCGCCGAGCGCCAGCACTGGTACCGGATTGCCGCCTGGCTGGCGGGGATCACCATCGGCTACAACATTGTCGAGGGGCTGGTTTCCGTCTATTTCGGCTTCGCCGACGAGACCCTGGCCCTGCTCGGCTTCGGGGTGGACTCCTACGTGGAGGTCATCTCGGGCCTTGGCATCTGGCACATGATCCGCCGACTGCGCACCCATGGCGATGGCGATCCCGATCCCTTCGAGCGCCAGGCCCTGCGGGTGACGGGAACCGCCTTCTACCTCCTGGCCGCCGGCCTGGTGACCACCGGGGCGGTCAACCTCTACCAGGGGAACGCGCCGGTCACCACCTTCTGGGGCGTGGTCATCTCCCTGGTCTCCATCACCGGCATGTGGCTGCTCATCCACTACAAGATGAAAGCGGGACGGGCGCTGGGCTCCGATGCCATCCTGGCCGACGCCGCCTGCTCCCGGGCCTGTCTCCAGTTCTCCCTGGTGCTGCTGGCCGCCAGTGCCGGCTACGCCCTCACCGGCATCGGCGGCATCGACTCGGCGGGTGCCCTGATCATCGCCCTGCTGGCCGTGCGGGAGGGCCGGGAGGCCTTCGCCAAGAGCCGCGGCAAGTCCGCCTGCGGCTGCAACAGCTGTACCTGA
- a CDS encoding MFS transporter, translating into MPYWRLSGFYLFYFAALGALLPYWSLYLKGEGFGAQAIGELMAILMATKIIAPNLWGWLADRSGRRMAVVRLGSLAALVTFTGVFLGSGYGWLALVMALFSFFWNAVLPQFEATTLSYLGREVHRYATVRLWGSIGFILTVAGVGLVLDRFGTGILPWVLLAVFGGIWLSSLSVPEHNGSPHPHEHVPLRRVLARPEVMIFLAACFLMQASHGPYYTFYTLYLEDHGYSRGLIGQLWALGVVAEISLFLLVPRFLPRFGAPRVLVASLALAALRWAIIGTQPEHLGIMLFAQLLHAASFGSFHAAAMHLVHRFFVGRHQGRGQALYSSLSFGAGGAVGSLASGYLWESAGGGNTYLVAAAVAAVAAAAVGVGLRGTAGEP; encoded by the coding sequence ATGCCCTACTGGCGCCTGTCCGGCTTCTACCTTTTCTACTTCGCCGCGCTGGGTGCGCTGCTGCCCTATTGGAGCCTCTACCTGAAGGGGGAGGGGTTCGGGGCGCAGGCCATCGGCGAGCTGATGGCGATCCTGATGGCCACCAAGATCATCGCCCCCAACCTCTGGGGCTGGCTCGCCGATCGCAGCGGCCGGCGCATGGCGGTGGTGCGGCTGGGCTCCCTGGCCGCGCTGGTGACCTTCACCGGCGTATTCCTCGGCAGCGGCTATGGCTGGCTGGCGCTGGTCATGGCCCTGTTCAGCTTCTTCTGGAACGCGGTGCTGCCCCAGTTCGAGGCCACCACCCTGAGCTACCTGGGCCGCGAGGTGCACCGCTATGCCACCGTGCGCCTGTGGGGCTCCATCGGCTTCATTCTCACCGTGGCCGGCGTCGGCCTGGTGCTCGACCGGTTCGGCACGGGGATACTGCCGTGGGTGCTGCTGGCGGTGTTCGGCGGTATCTGGCTCTCCAGCCTCTCGGTGCCCGAGCACAACGGTTCGCCCCATCCCCATGAGCACGTTCCGCTGCGCCGCGTGCTGGCCCGTCCCGAGGTGATGATCTTCCTCGCCGCCTGTTTCCTGATGCAGGCGAGCCACGGCCCCTACTACACCTTCTACACCCTCTACCTGGAGGACCACGGCTACAGCCGCGGCCTCATCGGCCAGCTCTGGGCCCTGGGGGTGGTGGCCGAGATCAGCCTGTTCCTGCTGGTGCCGAGATTCCTGCCGCGCTTCGGCGCGCCGCGGGTGCTGGTGGCGAGCCTGGCGCTGGCGGCCCTGCGCTGGGCCATCATCGGCACCCAGCCCGAACACCTCGGCATCATGCTCTTCGCCCAGCTGCTGCACGCGGCCAGCTTCGGCAGCTTCCATGCCGCGGCCATGCACCTGGTGCACCGCTTCTTCGTGGGGCGGCACCAGGGGCGCGGCCAGGCCCTCTACAGCTCGCTCTCCTTCGGGGCCGGCGGGGCGGTGGGGAGCCTGGCCAGCGGCTACCTGTGGGAGAGCGCCGGGGGAGGCAACACCTACCTTGTCGCCGCCGCCGTGGCCGCGGTGGCCGCGGCCGCGGTGGGGGTGGGTCTGCGCGGGACGGCCGGGGAGCCCTGA